A genomic window from Sorex araneus isolate mSorAra2 chromosome 2, mSorAra2.pri, whole genome shotgun sequence includes:
- the TMEM39A gene encoding transmembrane protein 39A: MPGGRRGPSRQQLSRSALPSLQTLVGGGCGNRAGLRNRNGSAIGLPVPPITALITPGPVRHCQIPDLPVDGSLLFEFLFFIYLLVALFIQYINIYKTVWWYPYNHPASCTSLNFHLIDYYLAAFITVMLARRLVWALISEATKVGAASMIHYMVLISARLVLLTLCGWVLCWTLVNLFRSHSVLNLLFLGYPFGVYVPLCCFHQDSRAHLLLTDYNYVVQHQAVEESASNVGGLAKSKDFLSLLLESLKEQFNNATPIPTHSCPLSPDLIRNEIECLKADFNHRIKEVLFNSLFSAYYVAFLPLCFVKSTQYYDMRWSCEHLIMVWINAFVMLTTQLLPSKYCDLLHKSAAHLGKWQKLEHGSYSNAPQHIWSENTIWPQGVLVRHSRCLYRAMGPYNVAVPSDVSHARFYFLFHRPLRLLNLLILIEGSVVFYQLYSLLRSEKWNHTLSMALILFCNYYVLFKLLRDRIVLGRAYSYPLNNYELKAN, from the exons ATGCCCGGTGGAAGGAGGGGCCCTAGTCGGCAGCAGCTAAGCCGTTCAGCTTTACCTTCTTTACAGACTTTGGTTGGTGGGGGCTGTGGCAATAGAGCAGGCCTGAGAAACAG GAATGGTAGTGCTATTGGCCTTCCGGTTCCACCTATCACAGCCTTAATCACCCCAGGTCCTGTTCGTCATTGCCAAATTCCTGATTTGCCTGTGGATGGGAGCCTGCTCTTTGAGTTTCTCTTTTTCATCTACTTGCTGGTTGCCTTGTTCATTCAGTATATCAACATCTACAAAACAGTGTGGTGGTATCCTTATAATCATCCTGCGTCTTGTACTTCACTA AATTTTCATCTCATCGACTACTACCTGGCAGCGTTCATCACAGTAATGCTTGCGAGGAGGCTTGTCTGGGCCCTCATTTCAGAG GCCACTAAGGTGGGTGCAGCGTCTATGATTCACTACATGGTCCTGATATCAGCTCGCTTGGTGCTACTCACTTTGTGTGGATGGGTGCTTTGCTGGACCCTTGTCAACCTCTTTCGAAGCCATTCAGTCCTCAATCTCCTTTTCCTTGGCTACCC GTTTGGCGTTTATGTTCCTCTCTGCTGTTTCCACCAAGACAGTAGAGCTCATCTTCTCCTCACGGACTATAACTATGTGGTTCAGCACCAGGCAGTAGAGGAAAGTGCCTCAAATGTGGGTGGCTTGGCCAAGTCCAAAGACTTTCTCTCCTTATTGCTGGAGTCTCTAAAGGAACAGTTTAATAATGCCACGCCCATCCCCACCCACAGCTGCCCCCTCTCTCCAGACCTCATTCGCAATGAAATAGAATGTCTGAAAGCAGATTTCAACCACCGAATCAAGGAAGTTCTCTTCAACTCCCTCTTCAGTGCCTATTATGTTGCCTTCCTCCCCCTGTGTTTTGTGAAG AGTACGCAGTACTATGACATGCGCTGGTCGTGCGAGCACCTCATTATGGTGTGGATCAATGCTTTTGTCATGCTCACCACACAACTGCTGCCATCCAAATACTGTGATTTGCTACATAAGTCAGCTGCTCACTTGGGCAAGTGGCAGAAGCTCGAACATGGGTCCTATAGCAATGCTCCACAGCACAT ttGGTCAGAAAATACAATATGGCCTCAAGGGGTGCTGGTGCGACACAGCAGATGCTTATACAGAGCCATGGGGCCTTACAACGTGGCAGTGCCTTCCGACGTATCCCATGCCCGCTTTTAT TTCCTATTTCATCGTCCGCTAAGGCTGTTGAATCTGCTCATCCTGATTGAGGGCAGTGTCGTCTTCTACCAGCTCTATTCCTTGCTGCGGTCAGAGAAGTGGAACCACACGCTTTCCATGGCACTCATCCTCTTCTGCAACTACTATGTTTTATTTAAGCTCCTCCGGGACAGAATAGTGTTAGGCAGGGCATACTCCTACCCACTCAACAATTACGAACTCAAGGCTAACTAA